A single genomic interval of Eleutherodactylus coqui strain aEleCoq1 chromosome 3, aEleCoq1.hap1, whole genome shotgun sequence harbors:
- the LOC136620104 gene encoding tigger transposable element-derived protein 1-like, with product MPPKRSAPSMASGSEPKWQRRMLTIKEKVELLDTLKEGKCDASVGHHYGIKESTVHYRKKDEKNIRTTAKMTFSKTAKRVVTSRNKAIVKMESALAVWRNDCRKKNISLDTNIIRTKAKTPYDRSAERTDVHDEEDEGDDAEAEPMSTSLTTPTPFSASKGWFDKFQRRFGLKSVPLHGENASANKAGAEECVSDVFKSIIEEGGYKPEQVFNMDEMVIFWKRIPVSHFCYEG from the coding sequence aTGCCACCCAAACGTTCTGCGCCTTCTATGGCTTCTGGCAGTGAACCcaagtggcagaggagaatgcttaCTATCAAAGAAAAGGTAGAACTTCTTGACACGTTAAAGGAAGGCAAATGTGATGCGTCTGTAGGCCACCATTATGGTATAAAGGAATCTACAGTTCACTACAGAAAGAAAGATGAGAAGAATATTAGGACTACGGCAAAAATGACTTTTAGCAAGACTGCAAAGAGGGTGGTCACTTCCCGCAATAAGGCCATTGTGAAGATGGAGTCTGCATTGGCTGTGTGGAGAAatgactgcaggaagaagaatatcTCGCTGGATACCAACATCATCCGGACGAAGGCCAAGACACCTTATGATAGGTCTGCAGAACGCACGGATGTTCACGATGAAGAAGACGAGGGCGATGACGCAGAAGCGGAGCCAATGAGTACTTCTCTCACCACACCAACCCCATTTAGCGCCAGCAAGGGTTGGTTTGACAAATTTCAGAGACGCTTTGGACTCAAGAGCGTTCCTCTGCATGGAGAAAATGCCTCTGCGAATAAAGCCGGAGCCGAGGAGTGCGTGAGCGACGTGTTCAAATCCATCATCGAGGAAGGGGGCTATAAGCCTGAACAAGTTTTTAACATGGATGAGATGGTCATATTTTGGAAACGGATTCCCGTCTCGCACTTTTGTTATGAAGGATGA